In Desulfomicrobium escambiense DSM 10707, the DNA window GAGCAGGTTCAAACTGACCAGGCCGTAGAGCATCCACAGGCAGTAGATGCCGATGCGCTGCAGGGAGGCAGCCGCGCCGTGGTCGATGTTCTTGCCGCGCAGGTTCTCGCTGTCGAGGATCGTCTTCCAGGCCATGGCCAGGGAGCGGACCACCTGGAAGAGCAGCAGGACCACGCCCAGACGCATGAAGTTGAAGGAGAAGTCGCCCCAGTTGAGCTCCAGGGAGGACAGCTTCTCCACGAGGGCGTTGGTGCCCAGATTGACGTTGACCCAGGCCATGATGCCGATGATCACGGCCAGCCAGACCAGAAGCGTCAGGAAGGTCATGGCCAGGTCCGCGACCAGGGCGCGCCAACCGCGCTTGTCGAGCTTCTCGACCACAACCCGCACCACACTCGTGGCGCCAATGGCCAGCTGCACCGCCAGGGCCAGCACGCCCCACATGGTGCTGGCCAGTACGGCCAGATTGCCCCAGCCGAGCACGGCCACGGCCACGAGGACGGCCAGTACGTACGGGTGCACACGTCTGACGAAACGCTCATATTTGAGCTCAGGCCGGATCATGCCGAAGAAGAGACTGCTGAGCACCAGCAGACCGACCCAGGCCAGGTGTTCCAGCCATAGCGGCAGCCGCAGCAGATCCAGGATCGACACGCTCAGGGACAGGAAGACCAGGGGCAGCAGGGGCTGGATGGTGTCCTTCTGCAGGATGCCCCGCACGTTGCGGAAGACCCAGGCCAGGGCCTGCACGCCCAGAAGCATGAGCACATGGGTGAAGACCAGGAGCAGAGACGTCTGCTTGACCTTGCCGGAGAAAAAGGCGGCCAGCAGGGAAAGGGCCAGGGAAAGGCAGAGAATGGCCACGGCCGAGGTCAGGCGGCCGCCGGCGTGAGCGTTCTCGAACACGCCCGACAGGAAACGGTACGAGATGAAGCCGATGAAGACGAAAGGCAGCCAGAAAAGAACGAAGGTTCCGGCCCAATCGCCGGCATCGCCGGCCAGGGAGTACTGGCTGAAGAAGAAGGACTTCAGGTTCGCGAACCAGTCGGCCAACTCCTTGCCGACATCGGCTCCGGACTGCGGGAGCATGCGGAACTCCGCACCGTCCAGGAATTCCGCCCGCCAGATGAGCGGCAGCTGGGTCTCGAAGGTGGTGATCCACTCCACCGTGGCGCTGAGAATTTCACTCGTCTGCGCGTTGATCTTGTCCACCTGGCCCTGGACTCCCTTGAGCTTCTGACCGACGGCGGCCACGCTTTTGCGGATGGTCTGCACATCCTGGCGCACACCCTTGTCCATGCCGTTCGACCACTTGCGCTCCAGGTCCTCCTCCAGAGACTGGATGGTGACTGCCTTGGCCGCGAGTTCCTTGGACAGGGCCTCCAGAGGCTGCATGTCCTTGGTCAGGGTCAGCTGCAGGTACTTGGCCTCGGCCAGGGCTACGCGCATGTCGTAGGGGTTGGTCTTGACCATGCGGGCCATGATCTCGAGCATCTTCAGCCTGCCGCGCGCGGTGTCCAGGGCGGCCGAAAAGGCCGCCTCCCGGCTGGCCAACTGCTCCTGCAGGCCTTCGACGTCCTGCTGCAAGCTCTCCACGTCCTGGGCTTTGGACTGGAAAAAGGAGGACAGAACCGCGCTCTCGGGTGCGGGCTGGGATTCCGCCGCCGCGCCCGGCCCGGGAAGACAGAGAAGCAGCAAAACGGACAGGATGACGATCTTCTTCATATGCGCCCTTACTGAAACAAAAAGGCCACCCGTCCCCGGATGGCCTGTCCGGATGTTCGTTTTCGTGATTACAGGTATCCCCAGGTCTTGAGCCTGGAGTAGGCGTGCTGGGCCATCTCGCCCTGGCGCACGACCTTCAGGTAGCGTTGGTATTCCTGCGCCGCGTTCTGCTTGTCCTTCATGCCTTCGTAGGAAAACCCCTTGAAAAAGACCGTGGTCGGGTTGCCGGGAAGCATGCGTTCATAGGCCGCGAAGTCGGCCAGGGCCGCGGAGTAGTTCTTGGCCATGATGGAGGCCACGCCGTGCACGTGCTGGGCCTGGGCCTCGGTCGGGTAGACCCGGCGCGCCCTGTCCGCGTAGTCAGCGGCCTTGGCGGCATTCTTGAGGGCGACCTGGCACTTGGCCATCATGACCAGCCCCGCGTAGTCGTTGGGGGAAAGCCTGAGCCCTTCGGCATACCGGCCCTCGGCCGCGTCGTAGGACTTGGCGGCCATGGCCTTGTCGCCTTCCTGGAAAAGCTTGAACATGGGCGCGAGCTTGCGCAGCCCGGCCGTGGAAGCCATGTAGCGCTCCTTGTTGAGCGGCAGGTTCAGCCGGTCCCCGAAACTGGTCCGGGCCCGGTTCACGGCCGTCTGATAGCGCTCCTCGCTCATGGGGTGGGAGGAGAACATGGCCTCGATGGCGCTCGGCTGACGCTTGCCCATGGAGCGCAGGACGTCCATGAGGCCGACCATGCCTTGAGGGGAGTACCCGGCACCGACCATGTACTCCATGCCCAGCTCGTCGGCCTGGCGTTCGTCCTCGCGGCTGTACTTGGCCAGCAGCAGGCTCGCGCCGAGCCCCCCCACGCTTCCGGTCAGGTTGCCCAGGGTCTGGCTGGCGGCTCCGGCGATGAGGGAGGCCCCGCCCACCAGGGCGCCCAGGAGCTTGCTCGTGGACATGCGCGCCGCCGTGTGGCGGGCGTTGACGTGGCCGAGTTCGTGACCGATGAGCCCGGCCAGTTCGGCCTCGTTGTCCAACTCGGCCAGAATGCCGCGCGTGATGGCGATGCTCCCGCCGGGGAAGGCGTAGGCGTTGGCGTAGGTCGCGTTGACCACGCTGAACCTGTAGGGCATCTGCGGCCGGTGCGTGACCCGGGCCAAGGAGGCGCCGACGCCGGCCACGTAGGCGTTCAGCCCCGCGTCCTGGGAAACGCCGTAATCGGACGAGAACTGGTGGGGAGAGTTGACCTTGTCGACCTGGATCTCCTCGCCCTCGCCCACGAGCATGAGCTGGCTCTGCCCGGTCACGGGGTTGGCCGCGCAGCCCGCGGCCGTGGATACGGCAGCCAGGGCGGCGAGCTTCATGAAGTCGCGGCGGGTCAGGGTGCCCCGGTAGGCACGGTCGTCAAAAATCGAGGTCATGGTCGCCTCCTGCGCAAACTGTTGAACCCGCCTTCTACACCACCCCACCGCAGGCTGACAACCCGCCCCGCCCGCCCCTGGGACGCGGAGCGCCTTCTGCATTTCGCCCTTGACGCGGCCGCGCGGAAGTTTCAAACAAGCAATTGAAACAAGTATTTGATTCTGGAGAACCGATGTCCAGCAAGAAATCCGCACGAACCAGGGACAAGCTGCTTACGGCCGCCGGCGACGTGTTCGTGGAAAAAGGGTTCCGCGACGCCACCGTGGCGGAGATCTGCGCCCGCGCCGGCGCCAACATCGCCGCGGTGAACTACTACTTCGGCGGCAAGGAGGCCCTGTACCAGGAGGCCTGGCGGCACTGCCTGGCCGAGTCCCTCCACGCCCACCCGCCCGACGGCCATGCGCGTCCGGGCGCCCCGCCCGAGGAACGGCTGCGGGAACGCCTGCTGGCACTCATGCGACGCATCGCAGACCCGGAAACCAAGGACTTCTTCATCTCCCAGATGGAGATCGCCAACCCCACGGGCCTGCTTGAGGAGGTCATGCTGCGGGAACTCATCCCCATGCGCGAGAAAACCCTGGCCATGGTCCGCGAACTCCTCGGGCCGGACGCCGACGAGCGGCAGGTCGTCTTCTGCGAAGCGTGCATCGTCAGCATGTGCGTCCACCCCCTGATCATGCGCCGACTCGGGCAGAAAACATCGAACGCGCGGATGCCCGTGATCGCGGACGATCTCGACGCCTTCGCCGACCACGTGGTGCGTTTCGCCCTGGCCGGCATCCACGCCAGCCGCACCCCCGCGCGGGCATCGTGAGGACCCGGCCATGAACGTGCGCATAGTCCTTCCCCTGATCCTGCTTGCCCTCACGGGCTGCGTCTCCGTAGGCCCGGACTACATTCCCCCGGCCCGGCAGACGCCGGCCGCGTGGAGCGGGCTGGACGGCCCGGCCAGCAACGCCACGGCCCCCGATCTCGGCAGCTGGTGGGACAATCTGGACGACCAGCTGCTGTCGGAAATCGTGCGCGAAGCCCTGGACGCCAACCTCGATCTGCGCAGCGCCCAGGCCCGGCTCAAGGAAGCCCGCGCCCGCCGGGCCGTCGCCCTGGCGGGATTCTTTCCGGCCGTGAGCGCCTCGGGCAGCGGCAGCCGCAGCCAGTCGAGCCGCGAGACCGGCAGCGGGATGACCCGCGAACTCTACAGCGGGAGCCTGGACGCCAATTGGGAACTGGACGTGTTCGGCGGCACCCGGCGGGGCTACGAGGCGGCCGAGGCGGATTTCGAATCGTCCGAAGCCGGGTTGCACGCCACTCAGGTCTCCATCGCGGCCGAAGCCGCCCTGGGCTACGTGGAGATGCGGACCCTGCAGGAGCGCCTGCGCATCGCCCGCGACAATCTCGCCAGCCAGACCGAAACCCTGCAGCTGACGCAGTGGCGCGCCCAGGCCGGGCTGGTCGACAGCCAGGACGTGGCGCAGGCGCGCAGCAACCTGGAGCAGACGCGCTCGCAAATCCCGGCCCTCGAAACCAGCCTGGCCGAAACGCGGCACAGCCTGGAGATTCTTCTGGGCAAAGCGCCTGGCGCAATGCGGGACCGCCTGGACGTCGAAGGCGGGTTGCCGGCCGTGCCCGAGCGCATCGCCGCAGGCATCCCGGCCGACACCTTGCGCCAGCGCCCGGACATCCGCGCGGCCGAGCGCACCCTGGCGGCGGAGACGGCCCGCGTGGGCGTGGCAGAGGCAGCGCGCTACCCGTCGTTCACCATCTCGGGCTCCCTCGGCCTGGAGGCCCTGACCTTCAAGGCCCTCGGCGGAGGCGACGCCGGCACGTCGTCGCTTCTGGCCGGCATCACGGTGCCCATCTTCGAAGCCGGCCGGCTGAAGAGCCAGGTCGAAATCCAGGACGCGGTCCGTGAACAGGCCCTGATCTCCTACGAAAAGGCGGTGCTTACGGCCCTGCAGGAGGTCGAGAACGCCCTGGTCTCCCTGGCACGGTCCCGGGAACGCGCCCAGGCCCTGGGAGAGGCTGCCGATGCGGCGCGCAGCGCGGCGGACATGGCCCGGCTGCGCTACGGCTCCGGGCTCATCGATTTCCAGTCGGTGCTCGACACCGAGCGCAGCGTGCGCACCATCGAGGACAGCCTGGCCAGCGCCCGCGCCGACGGCGTGCTAGCCCTCATCCGATTGTACAAGGCCATGGGCGGCGGCTGGTCTGCGCAGGCCAAACCCGCTCCGGCCGTCAAGGACACGCCATGAACGCATCCACTCCGCAGCATGAGACCGGCGAGGCATCCCTGAAGCGCCTCATCGAAACCCGTTCCCCCGCCCGCAAAGGGCGACGCTGGTTCTGGCTCCTCGCCGCCCTGGCCGCCCTGACAGCAGGGGGGCTCCTTTTCCTGCGCAACGGCAAGGAAGCGGCGGGACCGGGCTACAAGACCGAGGAGGCCGTCGTCGAGACGCTCGTGGTCAAAGTCTCGGCCACGGGCAACCTGCAGCCCACAAACCAGGTGGACGTGGGCAGCGAACTTTCGGGCATCATCGATCAGGTTCTGGTGGACGTGAACGACAGGGTCCAAAAAGGTCAGGTCCTGGCCCGGCTGGACCTCTCCAAGCTGGAGGACGCCGTGTCCAAGTCGAAGGCCAATTTGGCCTCGGCCCAGGCCCAGGTGCTGCAGGCCGGGGCCACCGTGGCCCAGTCGCGGGCCGAACTGGGCCGGATGCGCAAGGTGTCCGCCCTTTCCGGCGGCAAGGTGCCGTCGGCCAGCGAGATGGACACCGCCGAGGCGGACCTCAAGCGCGCCGAGGCCGACGAGGCCAAGGCCAAGGCCGTTGTCCTGCAGACCAGGGCGGACCTGCAGACGGACGAGACCAACCTGCGCAAGGCCAGCATCCGCTCGCCCATCGACGGGGTGGTCCTGGCCCGCGAGGTGGACCCGGGGCAGACCGTGGCCGCGTCCTTCCAGGCGCCGGTGCTCTTCACCCTGGCCGAAGACCTGGCGAAGATGGAGCTGCAGGTCGATGTGGACGAAGCCGATGTCGGACAGGTGCGGGAAGGGCAGAACGCCACCTTCACCGTGGACGCCTGGCCGGGCCGCAGATTCGACGCCGTCATAACCAAGGTCAGCTACGGGTCCCAGGAAAAGGACGGCGTAATCTCCTACCTGACGGAACTGCAGGTGGACAATGGCGACCTTTCCCTGCGGCCCGGCATGACGGGTACGGCCGAAATCACGACCCTGGTCAGGGAGAACGCCCTGCTGGTGCCCAACGCGGGCCTGCGCTTCACGCCGCCGGAAACGGGCGTGGAGCGGCAAAAATCGGGCGGCAGCCTGGTGGGCGCCCTCATGCCCCGCCCGCCGCGGCAGGCCGCGCCGCAGGCCAAGGCCGCAAACGGCACGGCCCCGAAGGTCTGGGTCCTGCAGGACGGACGGCCCGTGCCCGTCGAGGTCCAAACCGGAGCCACCAACGGACGCGTGACGGAAATTCTGGGCGGCGCCCTGGCGGCTGGCGCGGAAGTCGTGACCGAGACGGTGGAGAGCGCCAGATGAGCGACCCCGCCCTGATCCGCCTCTCGGCCGTGACCAAGACCTATGGTCAGGGGCCGTCGGCCTTCCAGGCCCTCAAGGGCATCGACCTGGCCATCGGCCAGGGGGAGTTCGTGGCCATCATGGGCCCAAGCGGCTCAGGCAAATCCACGGCCATGAACATCCTGGGCTGCCTCGACGTGCCCACGAACGGGAGCTACGAATTCCAGGGCGTGCATGTGGAGCGCCTGCAGCGCGACGAGCGGGCGCTGCTGCGCCGCCATTTCCTCGGCTTCGTCTTCCAGGGCTTCAACCTGCTGACGCGGACCACGGCCCTGGAGAACGTCGAACTGCCCCTCATCTACCGCGGACACGACGCCGGAACGCGCCACGCCGCGGCCCGCGAGGCCCTGCGGCAGGTCGGCCTCGACGGCTGGGAGCACCATACCCCGGCCGAACTGTCGGGAGGACAGCAGCAGCGCGTGGCCATCGCTCGGGCCATCGTCGCCGCCCCCCTGGTGCTCCTGGCCGACGAGCCCACGGGCAACCTGGACACGAAGACCAGCCGGGAGATCATGGACCTGATCACGAGCTTCAACCGCGACCGCGGCATCACGGTACTCATGGTCACCCACGAGCCCGACATCGCAGCCTTTGCCGGGCGCGTGGTGCGCTTCGTGGACGGCCGGGTGGACAGCGACCGCCCGGGCGGGGAGGACGCCTGATGCTCTGGAACACCCTGCTGCTGGCCCTGCGCGCCATCCGGCGCAACCTGATGCGCTCGTTTCTGACCATTCTGGGCATCGTCATCGGCGTGGCCGCGGTCATCACCATGGTCACCCTCGGCAACGGGGCCACGAAGTCCGTCTCTGATCAGATCGCGAGCATGGGCAGCAACCTGGTCATGGTCGTGCCCGGCCAGCGCTTCGGTCCGGGTTCGGGCGGCGCGCCCAATTTCAAGGGCTCCGACGTGGAGGCCATCCGCAACCAGATCTCCGGGGCCGAAAGCGTGGCGCCCGTGGTCAACAAATCCGTGACCGCCGTGTACCAGGCCAACAACTGGGCCACCGTAGTCTCGGGCAGCAACAACGATTATTTCCGGGCCGGCAACTGGGAACTGGAGCAAGGCCGCACATTCAGCGAGACCGAGGAACGGGCGGGCAAGGCGGTCTGCGTCATCGGAGCGTCGGTGCGCGAAAAGCTCTTCGGCGGCCAGAACCCCGTGGGCAGCGAAATCCGCATCAAGCAGTTCTCGTGCGAGGTCATCGGGCTCCTCAAGTCCAAGGGGCAGTCGGCCATGGGGTCCGACCAGGACGACATCGTGGTCATGCCCCTGAGAACCGTGCAGCGGCGGCTCACCGGCAGCCAGGACATCAACCGGCTGAGCGTGTCCGTGCGCGACGGGGCGTCCATCGACGCCGTCAAGAAGCAGCTCGGGCTGCTGCTGCGGGAACGCCGCAACATCGGCGAGAACGAGGACGACGACTTCCGGGTCATGGACACCCGCCAGATCGCCGAAACCCTGACCGGCACGACGAAGATCCTGACCATGCTCCTGGGCGCGGTGGCCGCCGTGAGCCTGCTGGTGGGCGGCATCGGCATCATGAACATCATGCTCGTCTCGGTCACGGAACGCACCCGGGAGATCGGCATCCGCCTGGCCATCGGCGCCCTGGAGCGCGAGGTGCTCCTGCAGTTCCTCATCGAGGCCGTGGTCCTGTCGAGCCTGGGCGGCCTCGTCGGCATCGCCCTGGCCACGGGCGCGTCCATGGGCCTTGCCCGCGTCATGGGCGTGCCCTATATCTTCGACCCGGCCATCAACATCGCCTCGTTCCTGTTCTCCGCGGCCATCGGCGTCATCTTCGGCTACTTCCCGGCCCGCCGGGCGGCCGGACTAAACCCCATCGACGCCCTGCGCCACGAGTGACGCCGCCCGGGGAACCGGCGGCAAGCCCGTCCAGACCAACCAAACGGAGCCCATTCGTGTTCAGCCACGTCCCGAGCCTGCTGCGGCTCGCCCTGCCCCTCATCCTGTCCTCCTCGACGATCACCATGATGCAGATCGTCGACGCCTACGTCCTGTCGCTGCATTCCAGCGCGGCCGTGGCGGCCATGGGGCCGGCCAGCCTGGCCGTGGTCCTGTTCCAGGGCTTCCTGTTCGGCACGGCCGGCTACGCCGGAACCTTCGTGGCCCACAGCCACGGCCGCGGCGACGAGGGGGGCATCCGCCAGGCGGCCTGGCTCGGCGTGCACGCGTCCCTGGTTTCGGGCCTGGCTGCCCTGGCCCTGGCCTGGCCCCTGGGGAGCCTTTTTCTCTTTGCCGGCCACGAGCCGCAGGTCGCCCGGGACGAGCAGGCCTATTTCGCCATCTGCATGGCCGGCTCCCTCTTCCCGGTACTGGGCGGAGCGCTGGGCGGGTGGCTGGCGGGCATCGGCCGGGCCGTGACCGTGACCTGGGTGACGCTCGTGTCCTTCGCGGTCAACGCCGTCCTCGACTGGGGGCTGGTGCTGGGGGAATGGGGGATGCCGCGCATGGGCATCGCGGGCGCGGCGCTGGGAACCGTGGCGGCGCAGGCCGTGGCGGCAGCGCTGTACATGGCCCTCTTCGCCATGTCGGGCGGGCTCGCCGACCGTCTGGCCCGCAGATTCCGCTGGGCCGAGTTCCGCAGGTTCCTGTCCCTGGCCACGCCGATGGGATTTCGGATCAGCGCTGAACTCGTGGCCTGGACCTTCTTCCTGCTGATCCTGGGACGCCTCGGCACCGTCGAACTGGCCGCGTCCAGCATCGCCTTCCGCATCAACGGCACGGCCTTCTTCCCGGCCCTGGGCCTGGCCCAGGCCGCGGGTATCCTGGTCGGCCGGGCCCGAGGCGCGGGCCGGGACGAGGATGTCCTGCCCATCGCCTGGCAGTCCCTGATCGTGTGCGAGCTGTGGCTGGCGGTCATGGCCATCCTCTTCGCCACGGCCTCGGAGCCGCTGGTGGCCGTTTTCGCCGGGGACGGACCCGAAAGCGCGGCCATCGTCGCCGCCGGGTCCGTGATCATGAAGTTCGTGGCCGCCTACTGCCTCATCGACGCGGCCAACATCGTCTTCGGCGGCGTGCTGTCCGCGGCGGGCGACACCCGCTGGATCGCCCGCGCCTTCCTCGCAGCCACCTGCCTCTTCCTGGCGGCCCTGTGGATGATCGACCTCTTCATGCCGAGCCTGGTGGCCGAATGGACCGCGGCCACGATCTTCGTCGCCGGCACGGCCGTGGCATGGACGCACCGGGTCCAGGCCGGAGCCTGGAGAAAGGCCCGGGTGCTCCATGACAGGGAGGCGTGAGGGACCGGGCAGGCCCGGACTCACTCCCGGCTTTGCCTGTCCAGTCCGCGGTAGTTGATGGCTTCGGCCAGGTGCACGACGGTCAGGGTCTCGTCCCCGGCCAGGTCGGCGATGGTGCGGGAGATGCGCAGCACGCGGGTGAAGGCCCGGGCAGACATGCCCAGACGCTGCACCGCGCCTTCCAGAAAATCGTGCTCGCGCGAGGTCAAGGGGCAGAAACGCTCCAGCCACTTGCCCGAGAGCTCGGAATTGGATGAGAAGTGCAGGCCGTCGTAGCGCCTGCGCTGAACCTCTCGGGCCGCGTCGATGCGCCCCCGCATGACGGCCGAACTGATGCTTCCCTGCTCCTGTTTCAAATCCCGATACGGTACGGCCGGCACCTCGACGTGCAGGTCGATGCGGTCCAGCAACGGGCCCGAGAGG includes these proteins:
- a CDS encoding mechanosensitive ion channel family protein; this encodes MKKIVILSVLLLLCLPGPGAAAESQPAPESAVLSSFFQSKAQDVESLQQDVEGLQEQLASREAAFSAALDTARGRLKMLEIMARMVKTNPYDMRVALAEAKYLQLTLTKDMQPLEALSKELAAKAVTIQSLEEDLERKWSNGMDKGVRQDVQTIRKSVAAVGQKLKGVQGQVDKINAQTSEILSATVEWITTFETQLPLIWRAEFLDGAEFRMLPQSGADVGKELADWFANLKSFFFSQYSLAGDAGDWAGTFVLFWLPFVFIGFISYRFLSGVFENAHAGGRLTSAVAILCLSLALSLLAAFFSGKVKQTSLLLVFTHVLMLLGVQALAWVFRNVRGILQKDTIQPLLPLVFLSLSVSILDLLRLPLWLEHLAWVGLLVLSSLFFGMIRPELKYERFVRRVHPYVLAVLVAVAVLGWGNLAVLASTMWGVLALAVQLAIGATSVVRVVVEKLDKRGWRALVADLAMTFLTLLVWLAVIIGIMAWVNVNLGTNALVEKLSSLELNWGDFSFNFMRLGVVLLLFQVVRSLAMAWKTILDSENLRGKNIDHGAAASLQRIGIYCLWMLYGLVSLNLLGISLNNFAVIAGGLSVGIGFGMQTIISNFISGLILLFDRAIQPGDIIEVNGVWAKVMSVNIRNTEVQTFENAKIFLPNSTLIANQVTNWTHRNDVRIRRDVMVGVAYGSDVQRVKKIMLEVAQEHPAVLSTPEPWVIFNDFGASSLDFILRFWVRHVDLGLSTCSEIREAIDARFREHGVEIPFPQMDVHMRPGDGVMRVKSGD
- a CDS encoding M48 family metalloprotease, coding for MTSIFDDRAYRGTLTRRDFMKLAALAAVSTAAGCAANPVTGQSQLMLVGEGEEIQVDKVNSPHQFSSDYGVSQDAGLNAYVAGVGASLARVTHRPQMPYRFSVVNATYANAYAFPGGSIAITRGILAELDNEAELAGLIGHELGHVNARHTAARMSTSKLLGALVGGASLIAGAASQTLGNLTGSVGGLGASLLLAKYSREDERQADELGMEYMVGAGYSPQGMVGLMDVLRSMGKRQPSAIEAMFSSHPMSEERYQTAVNRARTSFGDRLNLPLNKERYMASTAGLRKLAPMFKLFQEGDKAMAAKSYDAAEGRYAEGLRLSPNDYAGLVMMAKCQVALKNAAKAADYADRARRVYPTEAQAQHVHGVASIMAKNYSAALADFAAYERMLPGNPTTVFFKGFSYEGMKDKQNAAQEYQRYLKVVRQGEMAQHAYSRLKTWGYL
- a CDS encoding CerR family C-terminal domain-containing protein, translating into MSSKKSARTRDKLLTAAGDVFVEKGFRDATVAEICARAGANIAAVNYYFGGKEALYQEAWRHCLAESLHAHPPDGHARPGAPPEERLRERLLALMRRIADPETKDFFISQMEIANPTGLLEEVMLRELIPMREKTLAMVRELLGPDADERQVVFCEACIVSMCVHPLIMRRLGQKTSNARMPVIADDLDAFADHVVRFALAGIHASRTPARAS
- a CDS encoding efflux transporter outer membrane subunit — encoded protein: MNVRIVLPLILLALTGCVSVGPDYIPPARQTPAAWSGLDGPASNATAPDLGSWWDNLDDQLLSEIVREALDANLDLRSAQARLKEARARRAVALAGFFPAVSASGSGSRSQSSRETGSGMTRELYSGSLDANWELDVFGGTRRGYEAAEADFESSEAGLHATQVSIAAEAALGYVEMRTLQERLRIARDNLASQTETLQLTQWRAQAGLVDSQDVAQARSNLEQTRSQIPALETSLAETRHSLEILLGKAPGAMRDRLDVEGGLPAVPERIAAGIPADTLRQRPDIRAAERTLAAETARVGVAEAARYPSFTISGSLGLEALTFKALGGGDAGTSSLLAGITVPIFEAGRLKSQVEIQDAVREQALISYEKAVLTALQEVENALVSLARSRERAQALGEAADAARSAADMARLRYGSGLIDFQSVLDTERSVRTIEDSLASARADGVLALIRLYKAMGGGWSAQAKPAPAVKDTP
- a CDS encoding efflux RND transporter periplasmic adaptor subunit; this translates as MNASTPQHETGEASLKRLIETRSPARKGRRWFWLLAALAALTAGGLLFLRNGKEAAGPGYKTEEAVVETLVVKVSATGNLQPTNQVDVGSELSGIIDQVLVDVNDRVQKGQVLARLDLSKLEDAVSKSKANLASAQAQVLQAGATVAQSRAELGRMRKVSALSGGKVPSASEMDTAEADLKRAEADEAKAKAVVLQTRADLQTDETNLRKASIRSPIDGVVLAREVDPGQTVAASFQAPVLFTLAEDLAKMELQVDVDEADVGQVREGQNATFTVDAWPGRRFDAVITKVSYGSQEKDGVISYLTELQVDNGDLSLRPGMTGTAEITTLVRENALLVPNAGLRFTPPETGVERQKSGGSLVGALMPRPPRQAAPQAKAANGTAPKVWVLQDGRPVPVEVQTGATNGRVTEILGGALAAGAEVVTETVESAR
- a CDS encoding ABC transporter ATP-binding protein; the encoded protein is MSDPALIRLSAVTKTYGQGPSAFQALKGIDLAIGQGEFVAIMGPSGSGKSTAMNILGCLDVPTNGSYEFQGVHVERLQRDERALLRRHFLGFVFQGFNLLTRTTALENVELPLIYRGHDAGTRHAAAREALRQVGLDGWEHHTPAELSGGQQQRVAIARAIVAAPLVLLADEPTGNLDTKTSREIMDLITSFNRDRGITVLMVTHEPDIAAFAGRVVRFVDGRVDSDRPGGEDA
- a CDS encoding ABC transporter permease encodes the protein MLWNTLLLALRAIRRNLMRSFLTILGIVIGVAAVITMVTLGNGATKSVSDQIASMGSNLVMVVPGQRFGPGSGGAPNFKGSDVEAIRNQISGAESVAPVVNKSVTAVYQANNWATVVSGSNNDYFRAGNWELEQGRTFSETEERAGKAVCVIGASVREKLFGGQNPVGSEIRIKQFSCEVIGLLKSKGQSAMGSDQDDIVVMPLRTVQRRLTGSQDINRLSVSVRDGASIDAVKKQLGLLLRERRNIGENEDDDFRVMDTRQIAETLTGTTKILTMLLGAVAAVSLLVGGIGIMNIMLVSVTERTREIGIRLAIGALEREVLLQFLIEAVVLSSLGGLVGIALATGASMGLARVMGVPYIFDPAINIASFLFSAAIGVIFGYFPARRAAGLNPIDALRHE
- a CDS encoding MATE family efflux transporter, producing the protein MFSHVPSLLRLALPLILSSSTITMMQIVDAYVLSLHSSAAVAAMGPASLAVVLFQGFLFGTAGYAGTFVAHSHGRGDEGGIRQAAWLGVHASLVSGLAALALAWPLGSLFLFAGHEPQVARDEQAYFAICMAGSLFPVLGGALGGWLAGIGRAVTVTWVTLVSFAVNAVLDWGLVLGEWGMPRMGIAGAALGTVAAQAVAAALYMALFAMSGGLADRLARRFRWAEFRRFLSLATPMGFRISAELVAWTFFLLILGRLGTVELAASSIAFRINGTAFFPALGLAQAAGILVGRARGAGRDEDVLPIAWQSLIVCELWLAVMAILFATASEPLVAVFAGDGPESAAIVAAGSVIMKFVAAYCLIDAANIVFGGVLSAAGDTRWIARAFLAATCLFLAALWMIDLFMPSLVAEWTAATIFVAGTAVAWTHRVQAGAWRKARVLHDREA